From a region of the Pseudomonadota bacterium genome:
- a CDS encoding glycosyltransferase has product MTARVSVIVPTHNRRHTLETALDSVIVQTHPPHETIVVDDGSDDGTANWLRAHRPEVTTVQQDNRGVSAARNRGIAHATGDWVALLDSDDAWQPGKLAVQLAALQAAPGHRLCHTDEIWIRNGVRVNPKRRHAKHGGHIFRHCLPLCAISPSAALIHRSVFDDIGPFDETLPACEDYDYWLRLCSREPVLYVDEKLVIKSGGHADQLSRRYEAMDRFRILALLNLLERTPLSAADRAAALNTLDAKLQVYGDGARKRGNTTELDAALRRRVALSAGPPPC; this is encoded by the coding sequence GTGACAGCCCGCGTGTCGGTGATCGTGCCGACCCACAACCGCCGCCACACCCTCGAGACCGCACTCGACTCGGTCATCGTCCAGACCCATCCACCGCACGAGACGATCGTCGTCGACGACGGCTCAGACGACGGCACCGCGAACTGGCTGCGCGCGCACCGACCTGAGGTCACCACCGTCCAGCAGGACAACCGTGGTGTCAGTGCTGCGCGCAACCGCGGTATTGCCCACGCGACCGGTGACTGGGTCGCGCTGCTCGATTCGGACGACGCGTGGCAGCCGGGGAAGCTGGCGGTGCAACTCGCTGCCCTGCAGGCTGCGCCCGGCCATCGACTCTGCCACACCGACGAGATCTGGATCCGAAACGGCGTGCGCGTGAACCCGAAACGCCGACACGCCAAACACGGCGGCCACATCTTTCGCCACTGCCTGCCCCTCTGTGCGATATCACCCTCGGCCGCGTTGATCCACCGGTCCGTGTTCGACGACATCGGCCCCTTTGACGAGACCCTGCCGGCCTGTGAGGATTACGACTACTGGTTGCGGCTCTGCAGCCGGGAACCCGTGCTCTACGTCGACGAAAAGCTCGTCATCAAATCCGGGGGACACGCAGACCAGCTGTCTCGCCGCTACGAAGCCATGGACCGATTCCGCATCCTCGCCCTGCTGAACCTGCTCGAGCGCACGCCCCTCTCCGCCGCCGATCGGGCAGCCGCGCTGAACACCCTGGACGCCAAACTGCAGGTCTACGGCGACGGTGCGCGCAAACGGGGCAACACCACCGAACTCGACGCTGCGCTGCGCCGGCGCGTTGCGCTGTCTGCGGGGCCGCCGCCGTGTTGA
- a CDS encoding spore photoproduct lyase family protein translates to MIETVYVEAAVRDHPRTREVLARLPRASVHTIERYGELFNRKRQNFRLQKQQPALILARKHDNWVLPAPPDYSIGGEHNYYFSHLLNCVYDCRYCFLQGMFRSANYVLFVNYEDFFDAIGTRQDALSAPGWYFSGYDCDSLALDPWSGFADAVLDWFGVRPECNLELRTKSTQIRPLLRRSAHANIVVAFSLAPDPVARALEHKAPPLQKRLSAIATLAEAGWQIGLRFDPVVWSDDYRALYRDFFDRVFDCVPIEAVHSVSLGGFRLPVDFMKTVTRLYPDEPFFAGPMSRRDGMVSIAEDREQALLGWCQARILERVPAPVFFPCQPIDGGAD, encoded by the coding sequence ATGATTGAAACCGTCTACGTCGAAGCCGCGGTCCGGGACCACCCGCGCACGCGCGAGGTCCTGGCCCGGCTGCCCCGCGCCAGCGTGCACACGATCGAACGCTACGGTGAGTTGTTCAATCGGAAACGCCAGAACTTCCGTCTGCAGAAGCAGCAGCCTGCCCTTATCCTGGCGCGCAAACACGACAACTGGGTGTTGCCCGCGCCGCCCGACTACAGCATCGGCGGTGAGCACAACTACTACTTCAGCCACCTGCTGAACTGTGTCTACGACTGCCGCTACTGTTTTCTCCAGGGCATGTTCCGCAGTGCGAACTACGTGTTGTTTGTCAACTACGAGGATTTCTTCGACGCCATTGGCACGCGGCAGGACGCGCTCAGCGCGCCGGGCTGGTATTTCTCGGGCTACGACTGTGACTCACTCGCACTCGATCCCTGGAGCGGCTTTGCCGACGCCGTACTGGATTGGTTCGGCGTGCGCCCCGAGTGCAATCTCGAGCTGCGCACCAAGAGCACGCAGATTCGGCCCCTGCTGCGGCGGTCGGCGCACGCCAACATCGTCGTCGCATTCAGTCTGGCACCGGACCCGGTGGCACGCGCGCTGGAGCACAAGGCACCGCCCTTGCAAAAGCGCTTGTCGGCGATCGCGACGCTGGCAGAGGCCGGATGGCAAATCGGACTGCGATTCGACCCGGTCGTGTGGTCAGACGACTACCGTGCGCTCTACCGCGACTTCTTTGATCGGGTATTCGATTGCGTGCCGATCGAAGCGGTTCATTCGGTCAGCCTCGGCGGGTTCAGGCTGCCCGTGGATTTCATGAAAACCGTTACCCGGCTCTACCCCGACGAACCCTTCTTCGCCGGGCCGATGAGCCGACGGGACGGTATGGTGTCGATAGCCGAAGACCGCGAACAGGCTCTGCTCGGGTGGTGCCAAGCACGGATTCTCGAGCGGGTGCCGGCGCCGGTCTTCTTCCCGTGTCAGCCCATCGACGGCGGCGCCGACTAG
- a CDS encoding hydrolase: MANFNTHFSASAVQSGVLVCGLLALGHVEPQEAALGFVLGTAAGLAPDLDAERSTPVSVAFSVLALLLAFAAVFAVASRLSIAESVVLWVVIYAAVRLVLAHLFAAITTHRGMYHSLPAALLAGVLVANALHSLFGQTAFISTLHGLVVTLAYLQHLVLDELVSVNLTGRRVKRSFGTALKLFDRRNLFTTALTWGLLALALAVVPDPGPLRDLFVEQNLLANLRAIGLPNGVWFETLVNRPN; the protein is encoded by the coding sequence TTGGCCAATTTCAACACACATTTTTCCGCCTCGGCGGTGCAGAGCGGTGTGCTCGTGTGCGGTCTGCTCGCCCTCGGTCACGTCGAGCCGCAAGAGGCGGCCCTCGGGTTCGTGTTGGGCACCGCCGCCGGGCTCGCGCCGGACCTCGATGCGGAGCGCAGCACGCCGGTGTCGGTTGCCTTCAGCGTGCTGGCGTTGCTGCTGGCTTTCGCCGCCGTGTTCGCGGTGGCCAGCCGTCTGTCGATTGCCGAGAGCGTGGTGCTTTGGGTGGTGATCTACGCGGCCGTGCGCCTGGTGCTCGCGCACCTCTTTGCCGCCATCACGACCCACCGGGGCATGTACCACTCGCTGCCTGCAGCGCTCCTCGCCGGCGTGCTGGTGGCGAATGCGCTGCACAGCCTGTTTGGTCAGACGGCGTTTATCAGCACCCTGCACGGCCTCGTCGTGACACTCGCCTACCTGCAACACCTGGTGCTCGACGAGCTGGTCAGCGTCAACCTCACGGGACGCCGGGTCAAGCGCTCGTTTGGCACGGCCCTGAAACTGTTCGATCGACGCAACCTCTTCACGACCGCACTGACCTGGGGCCTGCTGGCCCTGGCGCTCGCGGTGGTCCCGGATCCCGGTCCGCTGCGCGACCTGTTCGTTGAGCAGAACCTGTTGGCCAACCTGCGGGCGATCGGCCTGCCGAACGGCGTCTGGTTCGAAACCCTCGTGAACCGGCCCAACTAG
- the alr gene encoding alanine racemase, whose translation MTDLLSAYTVPASTARPTRLDVDLDAITANYDSLSRHAGQPSMAVLKANAYGHGIGVVARHLASTGVAYFGVAYLEEALLIRALGIRTPMLVFGGVVLEQVADFLAHDIQLAASSVAKLMHIDRVAGELGVRATVHLKIDTGMERIGTHYYNAEALFAAAKRAQHCDIAGVFSHFANADDADLSYTHLQLARFNDCVAALSDTLGYQPLRHIANSAATLALPDAHLDMVRCGQALFGALPAPHLADCVRLHAAMRWESRVVFTKVVKPDHPVSYGCTWQSETDTRVVTVPVGYADGYPRRLSNRGEVLIRGKRYPVVGRVCMDQIMVNVGEDEAANGETVTLMGDALTVCDVAEHADTIAHDILAGISARVPRRYLRGGHEITP comes from the coding sequence GTGACCGACCTCCTCAGCGCTTACACTGTCCCCGCCAGCACGGCGAGGCCCACCCGCCTTGATGTCGATCTCGACGCGATCACCGCCAACTACGACAGCCTCTCCCGCCACGCCGGTCAACCGTCCATGGCGGTGCTCAAAGCCAACGCGTACGGCCACGGCATCGGCGTGGTCGCACGCCACCTGGCCAGCACGGGTGTAGCTTACTTCGGCGTCGCCTATCTCGAAGAAGCCCTGCTGATTCGCGCGCTCGGCATCCGGACGCCGATGCTGGTGTTCGGCGGTGTGGTGCTCGAGCAGGTGGCAGATTTTCTTGCGCACGACATCCAACTGGCGGCGTCATCGGTGGCGAAACTGATGCACATCGACCGGGTTGCGGGCGAGCTCGGTGTCCGTGCGACGGTACACCTGAAAATCGACACCGGCATGGAGCGAATCGGGACCCACTACTACAACGCCGAAGCGCTCTTTGCAGCGGCAAAACGGGCGCAGCACTGCGACATCGCCGGGGTGTTTTCCCACTTTGCCAATGCCGACGACGCCGACCTCAGCTACACACACCTCCAACTTGCCCGTTTCAACGACTGCGTTGCAGCACTGAGTGACACCCTTGGTTATCAGCCGCTCCGACACATCGCCAACTCGGCTGCCACGCTGGCGCTGCCCGACGCCCACCTCGACATGGTGCGCTGCGGCCAGGCCCTGTTCGGCGCCCTGCCCGCCCCCCACCTGGCTGACTGCGTGCGCTTGCACGCCGCGATGCGGTGGGAATCTCGCGTGGTGTTCACCAAGGTGGTCAAACCCGACCACCCGGTCAGCTACGGGTGCACCTGGCAGAGCGAAACCGACACCCGCGTGGTGACCGTTCCCGTGGGGTACGCCGATGGCTACCCGCGGCGGCTGTCGAACCGCGGCGAGGTCCTGATTCGGGGCAAGCGCTACCCTGTGGTCGGGCGCGTTTGCATGGACCAGATCATGGTCAACGTCGGCGAAGACGAGGCGGCCAACGGCGAGACCGTCACGCTGATGGGCGACGCCTTGACGGTCTGTGATGTCGCCGAGCACGCCGACACCATCGCGCACGACATTCTTGCAGGCATCAGCGCCAGGGTGCCGCGCCGCTACCTGCGTGGCGGTCACGAGATCACGCCTTGA
- the lpxB gene encoding lipid-A-disaccharide synthase codes for MSFKLMISAGEASSDLHAANALKTLQARGVHPQCFGMGGLGLQELGMRLDVDNRELAVIGIVEVLARYPEFKRKLRLLRSLLAEEKPDLLMLVDYPDFNLKLAETAVSLNIPVLYYISPQIWAWRAGRIKRIGRLVSHMAVLFPFETKYYEAEHIPVSYVGHPLMDEVPRDLERADCRFTLDLPHDARVIGLLPGSRRGELNRLLPVLIEAARLLLQRDPTLRFVLPLADALDDALLDAHPALAELPLQVVRRNTHVAITACDAVAVASGTATLEVALLGVPMVILYKVQAVNYAILSRLVRIPHIGLVNIVAERGIVTELIQNEATPDAVCAELTRLLDDPTHADTVRRDLADVSARMGAPGASARVGQLIEQLATPARGGETGSGL; via the coding sequence TTGAGCTTCAAACTGATGATCAGCGCGGGCGAAGCCAGCAGCGATCTGCATGCCGCCAACGCCCTGAAGACACTGCAGGCGCGCGGCGTGCACCCACAGTGCTTCGGCATGGGTGGGCTGGGCTTGCAAGAGCTCGGGATGCGCCTGGATGTCGACAACCGTGAACTCGCGGTGATCGGCATCGTCGAGGTGCTCGCACGCTACCCGGAATTCAAGCGCAAGCTGCGCCTGCTGAGGTCGCTTCTGGCAGAGGAGAAACCGGACCTCCTGATGCTGGTCGACTACCCGGATTTCAACCTCAAGCTGGCCGAGACCGCGGTCTCACTGAACATTCCGGTGTTGTATTACATCAGCCCGCAGATCTGGGCGTGGCGAGCCGGCCGCATCAAGCGGATCGGCCGCCTGGTGTCACACATGGCTGTGCTGTTCCCGTTCGAGACCAAGTACTACGAAGCCGAGCACATCCCCGTGAGCTATGTGGGTCACCCGCTCATGGATGAGGTGCCCCGCGACCTCGAGCGCGCTGACTGCCGCTTCACACTCGATCTCCCTCACGACGCCCGGGTGATCGGCCTGTTGCCCGGCAGCCGACGCGGCGAACTCAATCGCCTGTTGCCGGTGTTGATCGAGGCCGCTCGGTTGCTGTTGCAGCGCGATCCGACACTGCGATTCGTCCTGCCCCTCGCTGACGCGCTTGACGACGCCTTGCTCGATGCCCACCCCGCACTTGCCGAGCTGCCGCTGCAGGTCGTCAGACGCAACACGCACGTGGCGATCACCGCGTGCGACGCCGTGGCTGTGGCCTCGGGCACCGCAACCCTCGAGGTCGCCCTGCTCGGGGTGCCGATGGTGATTCTCTACAAGGTACAAGCGGTCAACTACGCGATTCTCTCGCGCCTGGTGCGCATACCCCACATCGGTCTCGTGAACATCGTCGCCGAGCGCGGCATCGTCACCGAGCTCATCCAGAACGAAGCGACCCCGGATGCGGTGTGCGCTGAACTGACGCGTTTGCTGGATGACCCGACGCACGCCGACACGGTGCGGCGCGACCTTGCAGACGTCAGTGCGCGCATGGGCGCACCCGGTGCGTCAGCGCGGGTCGGTCAGCTTATCGAGCAGCTCGCCACACCGGCGCGCGGAGGCGAGACCGGCTCAGGCCTCTGA
- the lpxA gene encoding acyl-ACP--UDP-N-acetylglucosamine O-acyltransferase → MIHPTAVVHNGAQVDPSCEVGAYSVIGDRVSLGPNTVIDPHVVIEGPTRIGAHNRIHAFASVGGAPQDLKFDGEETWLEIGDHNTIREYATINRGTGQGGGYTRLGDHNLFMAYTHIAHDCQVGNHVVFSNGASLAGHVVVEDHATLAGFSLVHQFCRVGCHSFAGMGSAINCDVAPYTLVSGNFAKARGINLVGLRRKGFARETLSGLKRAYASLIRRHGDRQQALQDIDELVRAHPEVAHFAQFVASSTRGVVRHNTRKAPSEA, encoded by the coding sequence ATGATTCACCCTACCGCGGTGGTGCACAACGGAGCCCAAGTCGACCCGAGTTGCGAGGTGGGCGCCTACAGCGTCATTGGCGATCGGGTATCGCTTGGACCCAACACGGTGATCGATCCGCACGTGGTGATCGAGGGCCCGACCCGCATCGGTGCGCACAATCGGATTCACGCGTTCGCGTCCGTTGGCGGCGCGCCGCAGGATCTGAAATTCGATGGCGAAGAGACCTGGCTCGAGATCGGAGACCACAACACCATCCGTGAGTACGCCACGATCAACCGCGGCACCGGTCAGGGCGGTGGCTATACCCGCCTGGGCGACCACAACCTCTTCATGGCGTACACGCACATCGCCCACGATTGCCAGGTTGGAAACCACGTGGTGTTTTCAAACGGCGCCTCGCTCGCAGGCCACGTCGTTGTCGAAGACCACGCCACCTTGGCGGGGTTTTCCCTGGTGCACCAGTTCTGTCGGGTCGGGTGCCACAGTTTCGCGGGCATGGGCTCGGCCATCAATTGCGATGTGGCGCCCTACACGCTGGTGTCGGGCAACTTTGCCAAGGCGCGTGGCATCAACCTCGTCGGTCTGCGTCGCAAGGGCTTTGCGCGGGAGACGCTGTCGGGGCTCAAGCGCGCTTACGCGTCCTTGATCCGCCGGCACGGCGACCGTCAACAGGCGCTGCAGGACATCGACGAGCTGGTGCGGGCACACCCGGAGGTGGCGCATTTTGCCCAGTTCGTTGCCTCGAGTACGCGCGGCGTTGTGCGTCACAACACGCGCAAGGCACCGTCAGAGGCCTGA
- the fabZ gene encoding 3-hydroxyacyl-ACP dehydratase FabZ, with amino-acid sequence MELTDILTHLPHRYPFLLVDRVVDIDVGVSIKAIKNVSANEPQFQGHFPDLPIFPGVLILEALAQASALCAFRAADGSALGQLYLFVGIDNARFKRQVVPGDQLVLNVGVIKSRRGIWRFQGEATVDGDVAATAELMIAVQDKPA; translated from the coding sequence ATGGAACTGACCGACATCCTCACACACCTGCCGCACCGTTACCCGTTTCTGCTGGTCGATCGGGTCGTGGACATCGACGTCGGCGTGTCGATCAAGGCGATCAAGAACGTGTCGGCGAATGAACCGCAGTTTCAGGGGCATTTTCCCGACCTTCCGATTTTCCCGGGTGTGCTCATCCTTGAAGCGCTTGCCCAGGCCTCGGCACTGTGTGCCTTCCGGGCAGCGGATGGCAGTGCCCTGGGTCAGCTCTACCTGTTCGTCGGTATCGACAACGCACGGTTCAAACGGCAGGTCGTGCCGGGCGACCAGCTGGTGTTGAACGTCGGGGTGATCAAGTCGCGCCGCGGCATCTGGCGGTTTCAGGGCGAGGCCACGGTCGATGGCGACGTCGCCGCCACTGCCGAGCTCATGATCGCCGTCCAGGACAAGCCCGCATGA
- the lpxD gene encoding UDP-3-O-(3-hydroxymyristoyl)glucosamine N-acyltransferase — protein sequence MARTVTAEEIASALSLTVSGDPTRRVSALAPFDTATADDATFVDNEKLATELPGSSAGVVIVRPQFDQACSATRLLSDNPRLDYARLTQWLYPAPAVVPGVHPSASVADTAEVHATACIGAHAVVEAGAQVGAGCSIGPQCFLGTDVVVGADTRLHPRVTLCDGVSLGRACTVHSGAVIGADGFGFAPDRAGHWHKVRQLGSVRIGDSVDIGANTTIDRGAIDDTVIGDGVILDNQIQIGHNVVIGEHSALAGCTGVAGSTRIGKRVQIGGHSAILGHLDICDGVVLLGHSVVSGSIASPGVYSSVMPVLPVRVWRRLVARFRRLDRR from the coding sequence GTGGCTCGCACCGTCACGGCTGAGGAGATCGCGTCGGCCCTCTCCCTGACCGTCTCCGGCGATCCGACACGGCGCGTGTCTGCGCTCGCCCCGTTCGACACGGCGACCGCCGATGACGCCACCTTTGTCGACAATGAGAAGCTCGCCACCGAACTGCCGGGCTCGTCGGCGGGCGTTGTCATTGTCCGCCCGCAGTTCGACCAGGCATGTTCGGCGACGCGGCTGTTGAGCGACAACCCACGGCTCGACTATGCGCGCCTGACGCAGTGGTTGTACCCCGCGCCCGCCGTCGTCCCGGGTGTGCACCCGAGCGCGAGCGTCGCGGACACCGCTGAGGTTCACGCGACGGCGTGCATCGGTGCGCACGCGGTGGTCGAGGCCGGTGCGCAGGTCGGCGCGGGCTGCAGCATCGGGCCGCAGTGCTTCCTTGGCACCGATGTCGTGGTCGGCGCGGACACACGCTTGCACCCGCGCGTGACGCTGTGTGATGGCGTCAGCCTCGGTCGGGCCTGCACCGTGCACAGCGGTGCCGTGATCGGTGCGGACGGGTTCGGCTTTGCGCCTGACCGCGCGGGCCATTGGCACAAGGTGCGGCAGCTCGGCAGCGTGCGCATTGGCGACAGCGTCGACATCGGCGCAAATACCACCATCGACCGTGGCGCCATCGACGACACCGTCATTGGCGACGGCGTGATTCTCGACAACCAGATTCAGATCGGCCACAACGTGGTGATAGGCGAGCACAGTGCGCTCGCCGGGTGCACGGGTGTGGCGGGCAGTACGCGCATCGGCAAGCGCGTGCAGATCGGTGGTCACAGCGCGATCCTCGGGCACCTCGACATCTGCGACGGTGTGGTTTTGCTCGGCCACTCCGTTGTCAGCGGCAGCATTGCGTCACCCGGTGTCTACTCCTCGGTCATGCCGGTCTTGCCGGTGCGGGTCTGGCGCCGTCTGGTTGCACGCTTTCGGCGACTCGATCGGCGCTGA
- a CDS encoding OmpH family outer membrane protein, with amino-acid sequence MAKQFAVAVVVLCALVLGQPAWGADGARIGFVNVGYLIDNSPQAAAATKRLELEFQPRQREVAETSGLLDALREEATNAEDGAEETVELQRRIVELERRLVRTEQAFREDLNIQRNIELRNVREEVLQSVAAFANAQGFDVILTDGVVFASERVDVTERVLQQLREQN; translated from the coding sequence ATGGCCAAGCAGTTTGCCGTTGCCGTTGTCGTGTTGTGCGCGCTCGTGCTCGGGCAGCCGGCGTGGGGCGCGGACGGCGCCCGGATCGGGTTTGTCAACGTCGGCTACCTGATCGACAACTCACCGCAGGCCGCGGCTGCCACCAAACGACTCGAGCTCGAGTTTCAACCGCGGCAACGCGAGGTTGCCGAGACAAGCGGCTTGCTCGACGCGTTGCGTGAGGAGGCCACCAACGCGGAAGACGGCGCCGAGGAGACCGTCGAACTGCAGCGGCGTATCGTCGAGCTGGAACGCCGTCTTGTGCGCACCGAACAGGCCTTTCGCGAGGACCTCAACATCCAGCGCAACATCGAATTGCGTAACGTTCGCGAAGAGGTATTGCAGTCGGTCGCGGCTTTCGCCAACGCGCAGGGCTTCGACGTCATCCTGACCGACGGCGTGGTGTTCGCGAGTGAGCGGGTCGACGTCACCGAGCGCGTGCTGCAACAGCTCCGCGAGCAGAACTGA
- the bamA gene encoding outer membrane protein assembly factor BamA, with protein MTRLLARVLSALVVLSVAGAVQAESMRVERIEIEGNVRVSTGTVLNYITVQEGDDIDLQRDTGRLIQDLFASGLFDNVSLRRDAGTLVVQVVERPAIAAFSIEGNKAIPSDTLQDRLRDIGLVRGRLFNRATLDAVDRELREVYFDQGYYSLEVETDVAELNRNEVEVAITIAEGVRAEIRDIRVVGNRAYEESTLLKLFEHRARPWNPLSQRDRYNKATLDGDVERLEAFYRDRGYLKFEVVSTQVSLGENPEDVFITITIDEGPVYTLGDVRLGGDFAVPRDDLRAALTVASGDIFSRREVSASQEAIGDRLGEDGYAFPDITITTQEHEAERKVDLNFIVSSGRRFYVRRIQFNGNIGNQDSVYRREMRIVEGSLFSPSLIRRSRERLNRLPFVDSVGVRSERVPGRDDMLDVVVTINEGGPGTFTASVGYGSNGFQFALNLDLHSAFGSGNNVKLGFSRSETTERINVSYREPYYTLDGISRTLSADFKRTDTENTETTAEWIANSWGLGAVYGIPRSEFATLRLGWGYDSIQIDETDQTSTEIRDFLATNGDRFAGLNLTLGYTHDTRDRIVFPNVGTIHRITLKGGAPNHDYPYYKLGYGFDTYRPLFGDTVLSFGLKADYGEGYGDDFTTLPFFDRFYAGGPDSVRGFRNSSLGPRDSQGDAAGGDVGLEATLALLFPPPNLSGAEETIGPRRTRMSLFIDAGNVFTDADSFEASELRLTYGVGFTWLSPIGPLKFSLAKPFDEEPDDELEAFQFNISF; from the coding sequence ATGACGAGATTGCTTGCTCGTGTGCTGTCAGCACTCGTGGTGCTGTCGGTGGCCGGAGCAGTGCAGGCCGAGTCCATGCGTGTTGAACGCATTGAGATCGAAGGCAATGTGCGGGTCAGCACAGGCACTGTCCTCAACTACATCACCGTGCAGGAAGGTGATGACATCGATCTCCAGCGCGACACCGGTCGCCTCATCCAGGACCTCTTCGCCTCCGGTCTGTTCGACAACGTGAGCTTGCGCCGCGACGCGGGCACACTGGTCGTCCAGGTGGTCGAACGACCTGCTATCGCGGCTTTTTCCATCGAAGGCAACAAGGCGATCCCCTCCGACACCTTGCAGGACCGGTTGCGCGACATCGGCCTCGTCCGCGGGCGCCTGTTCAACCGGGCGACGCTTGACGCGGTCGACCGCGAGCTTCGCGAGGTCTACTTCGACCAGGGCTACTACAGCCTGGAGGTCGAGACCGACGTCGCCGAACTGAACCGCAACGAGGTCGAGGTGGCGATCACCATCGCCGAAGGCGTGCGTGCGGAGATCCGCGACATCCGCGTGGTCGGCAACCGGGCGTACGAAGAGAGCACGTTGCTCAAGTTGTTCGAACACCGGGCCCGGCCCTGGAACCCGCTGAGCCAGCGCGACCGCTACAACAAGGCGACCCTCGACGGCGACGTCGAACGGCTCGAGGCGTTTTACCGCGACCGGGGTTACCTCAAGTTCGAGGTCGTCTCGACCCAGGTGTCACTGGGCGAGAACCCCGAAGATGTTTTCATCACCATCACGATCGACGAGGGGCCGGTCTACACGCTCGGCGACGTGCGGCTCGGTGGCGACTTTGCCGTGCCGCGTGACGACCTGCGCGCGGCCCTCACGGTGGCGTCGGGCGACATCTTCTCCCGGCGTGAGGTCAGTGCGAGTCAGGAGGCGATCGGAGACCGGCTCGGCGAGGACGGCTACGCGTTTCCAGACATCACGATCACCACCCAGGAGCACGAGGCCGAGCGCAAGGTCGACCTCAATTTCATCGTCTCCAGTGGTCGACGGTTCTACGTGCGTCGGATTCAGTTCAACGGCAACATCGGCAACCAGGACAGCGTCTACCGACGCGAAATGCGCATCGTGGAGGGCAGCCTGTTCTCACCGTCCTTGATCCGCCGGTCGCGCGAACGCCTGAACCGGTTGCCCTTTGTCGACTCGGTCGGCGTGCGCTCCGAGCGGGTGCCAGGCCGTGATGACATGCTCGACGTGGTTGTGACCATCAACGAGGGCGGGCCGGGCACCTTCACCGCGTCGGTCGGCTACGGCTCCAATGGCTTCCAGTTCGCGCTGAACCTCGACCTGCACAGTGCCTTCGGGTCCGGCAACAACGTCAAGCTCGGATTCTCCCGTTCCGAAACCACCGAGCGGATCAACGTCTCCTACCGCGAGCCCTACTACACGCTGGATGGCATCAGCCGCACCTTGTCGGCGGACTTCAAACGCACCGACACCGAGAACACCGAAACCACCGCCGAGTGGATCGCAAACTCCTGGGGCCTGGGTGCGGTCTACGGCATCCCGCGCAGTGAGTTTGCAACCCTGCGACTGGGCTGGGGCTACGACTCCATTCAGATCGATGAAACCGATCAGACCTCCACCGAGATCCGCGATTTCCTCGCCACCAACGGGGACCGGTTTGCCGGCTTGAATCTGACCCTGGGATACACCCACGACACCCGTGACCGGATTGTCTTTCCGAACGTCGGCACGATTCACCGTATCACCCTCAAGGGTGGAGCGCCGAACCACGACTACCCCTACTACAAGCTCGGCTACGGTTTCGACACCTACCGTCCGCTGTTCGGTGACACTGTGTTGAGTTTCGGTCTGAAAGCCGACTACGGCGAAGGGTACGGAGACGACTTCACGACCCTGCCATTCTTTGACCGGTTCTACGCGGGCGGCCCCGATTCGGTGCGTGGTTTTCGCAACAGCAGCCTTGGGCCGCGCGATTCACAAGGCGACGCGGCTGGCGGTGATGTCGGACTCGAGGCCACACTCGCGTTGCTGTTTCCGCCGCCGAATCTCTCCGGCGCGGAGGAAACCATCGGACCGCGTCGCACGCGCATGAGCCTGTTCATTGACGCCGGCAACGTGTTCACCGACGCCGACAGCTTCGAGGCGTCCGAGTTGCGCCTGACCTACGGCGTGGGTTTCACGTGGTTGTCGCCCATCGGGCCGCTGAAGTTCAGCCTTGCAAAGCCCTTCGACGAGGAGCCGGATGATGAACTTGAGGCCTTCCAGTTCAACATCTCGTTCTGA